In Candidatus Binatia bacterium, a single window of DNA contains:
- the ligA gene encoding NAD-dependent DNA ligase LigA, producing the protein MSATPSVGNIAQEIEALRARIDHHNYRYHVLDAPEISDAEYDRLFRRLLELEAAHPEFRSPTSPTQRVGAPPAEKFATVRHTLPMLSLNNAMSEADLREFDARVQRLLHTTDPVEYVAEPKLDGLAVELVYENGDLTVASTRGDGANGEDVTANVRTIRSIPLRLGSARKTPPPPRRLEIRGEAIYFRRAFDALNTERAARGEPPFANPRNAAAGSLRQLDSRITASRPLDFFAYAPGQIDGAGFDTHWDFLAALRTWGLKTNPLNRICAGADAVVRYHAELAGRRAELPYDIDGVVAKVNSLPAQRQLGEVSRSPRWAIAFKFAAQQGTTRVVDIIPSVGRTGVITPTAELEPVQVAGVSITSASLHNMDEVERKDVRIGDTVVIERAGDVIPYVVEVVKDRRSGRERKFRMPATCPVCESPVIRDAGAAAHRCIGMDCPAKLREGIRHFASKHGLNIDGLGEKLVSQLVERGLIRNVADLYDLTRAQLVDLDRMAEKSAQNILDAIAGSKHTTLARFLNGLGIPQVGEHMAGVLAEHFGSIAALQEAREPELLAVRDVGPETAREIRAFFDLPANRTIIARLLRAGVQPAAERRARSGSLAGKTFVLTGALSRPRDEVARDIEAHGGRVASSVSKKTDYVVAGDEPGSKLDKARALGVTVLDEAGLRNLLEGTVA; encoded by the coding sequence GTGAGCGCCACACCCTCGGTCGGCAACATCGCGCAGGAGATCGAAGCCCTGCGCGCCCGGATCGACCATCACAACTATCGATACCACGTCCTCGACGCGCCGGAGATCTCCGACGCCGAGTACGATCGGCTCTTTCGACGCCTCCTGGAACTCGAAGCCGCCCATCCCGAGTTCCGCAGTCCGACTTCGCCGACTCAGCGCGTCGGCGCGCCGCCGGCAGAAAAGTTCGCCACCGTGCGGCACACCCTGCCGATGCTGTCGCTCAACAATGCCATGAGCGAAGCCGATCTGCGCGAGTTCGACGCCCGCGTGCAACGCCTGCTGCACACCACCGATCCGGTCGAATACGTCGCCGAGCCCAAACTCGACGGGCTCGCCGTCGAACTCGTCTACGAGAACGGCGACCTGACCGTGGCCTCCACCCGCGGCGACGGTGCCAACGGCGAAGACGTCACCGCAAACGTCAGGACGATCCGCAGCATCCCGTTGCGCCTCGGAAGTGCCCGCAAAACTCCGCCACCGCCGCGGCGCCTCGAGATCCGGGGCGAGGCGATCTACTTCCGCCGCGCCTTCGACGCGCTCAACACCGAACGCGCCGCACGCGGCGAGCCGCCGTTCGCCAATCCGCGCAACGCCGCGGCAGGGTCGCTCCGCCAGCTCGACTCGCGCATCACGGCATCCCGCCCGCTCGACTTCTTCGCCTATGCGCCCGGCCAAATCGACGGCGCCGGCTTCGACACCCACTGGGACTTCCTCGCCGCACTGCGCACCTGGGGGCTCAAGACCAATCCCCTGAACCGGATCTGCGCCGGCGCCGACGCCGTCGTGCGCTACCATGCCGAACTTGCCGGGCGTCGCGCCGAGCTGCCCTACGACATCGACGGCGTCGTCGCCAAGGTCAACTCCCTCCCGGCGCAACGCCAGCTCGGCGAGGTATCCCGCTCGCCGCGCTGGGCTATCGCCTTCAAGTTCGCCGCCCAGCAAGGCACCACCCGCGTCGTCGACATCATCCCTTCCGTCGGCCGCACCGGGGTCATTACGCCCACCGCCGAACTCGAGCCCGTGCAGGTCGCCGGCGTCTCCATCACCTCCGCCTCCCTGCACAACATGGACGAGGTCGAGCGCAAAGACGTGCGCATCGGCGACACCGTCGTCATCGAACGGGCCGGCGACGTCATCCCCTACGTCGTCGAAGTCGTGAAGGACCGCCGCTCCGGCCGGGAGCGCAAGTTCCGCATGCCGGCAACCTGCCCGGTCTGCGAGAGCCCGGTGATTCGCGACGCAGGGGCCGCAGCCCATCGGTGCATCGGCATGGACTGCCCGGCAAAGCTGCGCGAAGGTATACGCCACTTCGCCTCGAAACACGGCCTCAATATCGACGGCCTCGGCGAAAAACTGGTGTCGCAACTCGTCGAACGCGGATTGATCCGCAACGTCGCCGACCTCTACGATCTCACCCGGGCCCAGCTCGTCGACCTCGACCGCATGGCCGAAAAGTCGGCGCAAAACATCCTCGACGCCATTGCCGGCAGCAAACACACCACGTTGGCGCGCTTCCTCAACGGACTCGGCATCCCGCAGGTCGGCGAGCACATGGCCGGCGTGCTCGCCGAGCACTTCGGCAGCATCGCCGCCCTGCAGGAAGCCAGAGAACCCGAGCTTCTCGCCGTCCGCGACGTCGGCCCCGAAACCGCCCGCGAAATCCGCGCCTTCTTCGATCTGCCGGCAAACCGCACGATCATTGCCCGCCTGCTGCGCGCCGGGGTGCAACCGGCCGCAGAACGACGCGCGCGGTCGGGATCGCTGGCCGGCAAGACGTTCGTGCTAACGGGCGCTCTGTCGCGGCCGCGCGATGAGGTCGCACGCGACATCGAAGCCCACGGCGGCCGGGTCGCCTCGAGCGTCAGCAAGAAGACCGACTACGTGGTCGCCGGCGACGAACCCGGCAGCAAACTCGACAAGGCTCGCGCGCTCGGCGTCACGGTGCTCGACGAAGCCGGTTTGCGGAACCTGCTCGAAGGCACGGTTGCGTAG
- a CDS encoding M67 family metallopeptidase, translated as MTTVTLAAGSLDAMRAHARATYPDECCGFVIERLGGEEVVPVTNIQNELHARDPHQYPRTAATAYTMGREQVAVIDGVERGQLVLRAIYHSHPEHDAYFSAEDRKQAVGPWGEPNYPQAAQIVLSVRGGAVAAVKAFAWDLVAGDYVEADLGVGPA; from the coding sequence ATGACGACGGTGACTCTGGCGGCGGGCAGCCTCGACGCGATGCGCGCGCATGCGCGTGCGACCTACCCGGACGAGTGCTGCGGTTTCGTCATTGAGCGCCTCGGTGGCGAGGAGGTGGTGCCCGTCACCAACATTCAGAACGAGCTGCACGCCCGGGACCCGCATCAATACCCGCGTACGGCGGCGACGGCGTACACGATGGGTCGCGAGCAGGTCGCCGTGATCGACGGGGTCGAACGCGGGCAACTCGTCTTGCGCGCGATCTATCACTCGCACCCCGAGCACGATGCGTACTTCTCGGCCGAGGATCGCAAGCAGGCGGTGGGGCCGTGGGGCGAACCCAACTATCCGCAGGCGGCGCAGATCGTGCTGTCGGTGCGCGGTGGTGCCGTGGCGGCGGTGAAGGCCTTCGCGTGGGACCTGGTCGCGGGCGATTACGTCGAAGCCGATCTCGGGGTGGGGCCCGCCTGA
- a CDS encoding sodium:calcium antiporter translates to MARNWTLIAGALVATLPALFLRLTHGHLSPGIEAGVFGVAILGGAFLLTWAAEVAEMDISQGLALAFLALVAVLPEYAVDLYFAWKAAANPQYTSYATANMTGANRLLIGIAWPLIVLLFWSRTRKRELVLPAERSVELVFLTLATVYSFVLPFKGTISLFDMLVLVGLFAGYVWRIAQSESEEPELIGPALAIAGLGPARRRVAVGVFFVFSAVVILSSAEPFAEALVALGRRRGIDEFLLVQWLAPLASEAPEIVIASILTLKGDAQAGMGAMVSSKVNQWTLLVGTLPFVYSLGLGAPGALHLDSRQVEEILLTSAQSLFAVAVLSNLRLSLREAGLLFGLFAAQLFFPNPTVRYGFALAYLTLAAATMVRNRHLLAGFLRAGIRGAAPGRH, encoded by the coding sequence ATGGCGCGGAACTGGACCTTGATTGCGGGGGCGTTGGTAGCGACGTTGCCGGCGTTGTTTCTTCGTCTGACTCACGGGCATCTCTCGCCCGGGATCGAGGCGGGGGTTTTCGGCGTGGCGATTCTCGGTGGGGCGTTTCTCCTGACGTGGGCAGCCGAAGTGGCCGAGATGGACATCTCGCAGGGGTTGGCGTTGGCCTTTCTGGCGCTGGTGGCGGTGCTGCCCGAGTACGCGGTCGACCTGTACTTCGCGTGGAAAGCGGCGGCGAATCCGCAGTACACGTCGTATGCGACGGCGAACATGACCGGGGCGAATCGTTTGCTCATCGGGATTGCCTGGCCGTTGATCGTGCTCCTGTTCTGGTCGCGGACGCGCAAGCGGGAGCTGGTGCTGCCGGCCGAGCGGTCGGTGGAGCTGGTGTTCCTGACGTTGGCCACGGTCTACTCGTTCGTGCTGCCGTTCAAGGGGACGATTTCGCTCTTCGACATGTTGGTCCTCGTGGGTCTGTTCGCGGGCTACGTGTGGCGCATTGCGCAGTCCGAATCGGAGGAACCCGAACTGATCGGGCCGGCGCTGGCGATAGCCGGGCTCGGGCCGGCCCGGCGGCGGGTGGCGGTTGGGGTGTTCTTCGTGTTCTCGGCGGTCGTTATCCTGTCCTCCGCAGAGCCTTTTGCGGAGGCTCTGGTTGCGCTCGGGCGGCGCCGGGGGATCGACGAGTTTCTGCTCGTGCAATGGCTGGCGCCGCTGGCGTCGGAAGCCCCGGAGATCGTCATTGCCAGCATCCTGACGCTCAAGGGGGATGCGCAGGCGGGCATGGGAGCAATGGTGTCGTCGAAGGTGAACCAGTGGACGCTGCTCGTCGGCACGTTGCCGTTCGTGTACAGCCTCGGACTGGGTGCGCCGGGGGCGTTGCACCTCGATAGCCGGCAGGTCGAGGAGATCCTCTTGACCTCGGCGCAGTCCTTGTTCGCCGTGGCCGTGCTCTCGAATTTGCGCCTATCGCTGCGCGAGGCGGGACTGCTGTTCGGGTTGTTTGCGGCGCAGTTGTTCTTTCCGAACCCGACGGTGCGCTACGGATTCGCGTTGGCTTATCTGACGCTGGCCGCCGCCACGATGGTGCGCAACCGGCACCTTCTGGCCGGTTTCCTGCGCGCCGGCATCCGCGGCGCGGCGCCGGGTCGCCACTGA
- a CDS encoding acylphosphatase yields the protein MTTEPPPPETPAGEPPVRQRVRLRIKGRVQGVGFRYAAVDEAMRLGLTGWVRNTPDGDVELVAEGHAELVRRLIDWSHAGPPGALVTGVDQQLLPYAGDFDAFRIRR from the coding sequence ATGACCACAGAGCCACCCCCGCCGGAAACTCCTGCCGGCGAGCCACCGGTGCGACAGCGGGTGCGGCTACGCATCAAGGGACGCGTGCAGGGTGTCGGATTCCGGTACGCCGCCGTCGACGAAGCGATGCGCCTTGGCCTGACGGGCTGGGTGCGCAACACGCCCGACGGAGACGTCGAGCTGGTCGCCGAAGGCCACGCCGAACTCGTCCGCCGGCTCATCGACTGGAGCCACGCCGGCCCCCCGGGCGCGCTCGTTACCGGCGTCGACCAGCAACTCCTTCCCTATGCCGGCGACTTCGATGCCTTCCGCATCCGACGGTGA